ATCTATTTTTTTATACTACCCTCGTAGCTATATATAATCGGCTCCTGACCTTCCTTTGACCATATAAATGTCCCGGTAATTTCATCACCTTTAACTGCTCCTTCCCATTCTGCTTTTCCTTCTTTATCGCTCACGAGTGTGGATTCGAACAAAGTAGTGTCACCTTTTGACTTGGTTTCATACGAAGCGGGACTAAAGCCGTACTGTTCGCAATCAGCAGAGAAGAATGTTCCACCCTTAAAAATTAACTCATCGTCTGTAGCTTCTTCATCTTTACCGTGCTCATGCAGTTTGACTAAAAAAGATTTACCATCCAACGAATCATCTGCGAATGCAACATTCAGGTTAGCGCTAATTATTGATAGACACACAGCAAGAACTAAAAGCGATAATGTTGAAATTAAAATAAATCTCATATTTCTCCTCCTATTAATCAATATTTGGACTATTAAATAATTCTGTACGGCGTCCCTAATGTCAAGCCGGGCCTAAGGTGCGTGAGCCAGTTCACGGAGCCAGTTATAGTGCGAGCGGACGCCGTCCAGGAATCCGCCGTGAGAGGAATAAGGAACACCGTACTCTTTGCAGGTTTCCTCAACTATGCGTGACATTTCCCGGTAGTTTATGTGGCAAATCCTGGGGTACAGGTGATGCTCCACCTGATAGTTAAGCCCGCCGAGGTACCATGTGAGTAGCTTGTTGCCTCTGGCAAAATCCACCGTCGTGTATATCTGATGAACAATCCACGTCCTGTCCATTATCCCCGCTTCTTCGTCCTGCATCGGGAATTCGGCTTCCTCAACACAGTGCGCGAGCTGGAACACGAGGGACATTATCGCACCCTGTATCATCGCTATTAACACATAAAATCCAATCACGTAGGGAACGGGATAATATAATGACGGAACCACAAAAGCCATGAAGAAGAAGAATATTTTACCTCCAAAGAATATAACGGCATCCATTCCTTTGGGGCGTTTTATATCGTAACCGTTTAACTTTCCGGTGAAGTAAACGTGGAAATCATCTAACAAGTGCCATTTAATAGCGAGGAATCCATAGAGGAACCAAATATAGATGTGCTGGAATCGATGGAAAAAGTATTTCTTCTGATGCGGGGTGAACCGCGCGAATACGCCAACCTCGACATCATTGTCATGCCCTGTAATATTAGGATAGGAATGATGATAGTAGTTATGTTTACTGTGCCATAAGTATGAGCTCCCGCCGATCAGATCGAGCCAGTGACCCATAAGCTTATTGACAATTTTATGTTTTGAATACGCGCCGTGAATAGCGTCGTGCATCACATTAAACGAAAGGGCGTTAAGGGCTAAACTGAGTGATACCGAAGCCATGATAATGCCCCAAACGGGAAGACCCGCAAAAACTATAAGACTATAGGAAATAATAACCCACGAAATGGCCAGAAAGGACTTTACGTACATATTGAAGCAGTCCCTCTTTGTGCTGGATGTGTTCTTAAAATAGGCGTTTACCCTCTTATTGAGCTCTCTTTCGAACTCGGTGTTCGGAGCAAAACGTATTTTTACATTTGATTTCGGTTCAGCGATAGAACCCGCGGCTGTAGCAGCAGTTGTATTTGGCATGATTTTTTTGTTCAGATTATATAAAGTCCGTCGCCCGAAACCTGGGAGGGTTTTCCTCAAAAGCCTAAATAATTACTGATTTGCGTATATATTTTGAAACCGCGTAATTTGATTAGGGCCGGGAATATTCCTTTAACTATTTGTAAATATTTATATATTGCGTCCAGGAAGATGAGCCGGGTTTATATGCTGTCCTCTTTTGTGCGTCTTATCACCGCCCCGGAAACCTGAGACCGAGCTAACAACAGCACTGTGAATTTGGATAATATTATATCATTTCAGCCAATAAATACAATATAAATCTGCTATTACGGGTCGATTGCAACAGTGGGTACGCATTGCAGTCTGCCTAAGGGGTAATCCGTTTTAAGTAACAACTGCTGCAGTGGAGCTTAGCGCCACAAACTCGGGCCTTTAAGGCTCATATATACTGAGAGTGATTCGCGGCCTTCTAGCATACTGTCCCGGTCGGGCTTAACTGAGTTACACTCTATTCGGATTCTTGACGTGCCGTGCAAAGCCGGTCCTGAGCTTCCGGCGTTTAAAATTGTATCGCCTCCCTCCGGTTCAGAAGTAGAGCCGGTATGAAGAGGCGCAGGGGAATTGATGTCGCCGGGCTTGCTGCCGGGACACGCTCTTTGCGGCGGGTATCTCGATAGTCTGATAGAACGTGGCCGCATTAAATTAATTTCTCAATTTTCTCGGCTGGCCTCGCGAGTATTACCCTACCGCCCTTGCGCACTATGGGGCGCTGGAGTAAATCGGGATACCTGACGAGCAAATCTATGATTTCCTTCTCCGAGAGCTCCTTTTTCGACAGACCGAGCTCCTTATATATCTTTTCGTTTTTTCTCAAAAGCTCCCTTGCCGGGACGCCCAGTTTTTCGATGAGGCCGGTCAGCTCTTTTCTGGTAAGGGGTTCTTCGAAATAGTTTACGGCGCTGAACTCTGCTCCCTCCTCACGGAGGATTTTCAGCGCCTTTCTGCATGTGGTGCAGGTGGGTTTTATATAAATTTTCAGTTTTTCGTCGCTCATGGGAAAGAAATATACATAATGACATGCGTAACTACGAAACATAAAAGCGCGCGATCAGTGTTTTTGTTGACATATAAGGCCGAATACCCTAAACTTGAAGTAAAATATAAGTATTAAAAGACCGAACTAATCAAGCATATGAAAGAATCCGACCCTCATTTGCGATGCTGTAATTCAGGTTTCACAAAAATTCCCGCCATAAAAATATCTTTTTATATCAAAAAGATTCAACTAAACAAGATGGCAGCCGGGATTTAGCCAATATGATAAATGAATTGAGCGCTCTTCGTCTCATAGAGGAGCAGTTTCAGAACGCATCTAAGTGCGTTGAGGTCGGAATCGGTGACGACTCGGCGGGGGTCAGGATCGGCGCCGGTAAAATTTTGCTTGCCACGACTGATTGTCAGGTGGAAAATGTTCATTTTGTTAAATCCCTAATTTCCCCGGCTATGCTGGCAAGGAAGTCTGTCGCTGTGTCGGTGAGCGATATAGGAGCCATGGGCGGCGTGCCCAAATTTATCCTCGCGTCCCTCGGGTTTCCTAAAGATGAAAACGAGAGCCTGATCGATGAGCTGATAAGCGGTTTCAGGTCTTCCGAGGAAGAATTCGGCGTCAGGCTAATCGGAGGAAATCTGAGCTCGTCGGAGAAGCTCTTTTTGGACGTGACCGCGCTCGGAGAAGTCGATCCGGATAATCTGGTGAGGAGGAGCGGGGCGTCTGCCGGGGATTCTATATACGTAAGCGGGACACTCGGTGATTCTGCG
The genomic region above belongs to Deltaproteobacteria bacterium and contains:
- a CDS encoding acyl-CoA desaturase, with amino-acid sequence MPNTTAATAAGSIAEPKSNVKIRFAPNTEFERELNKRVNAYFKNTSSTKRDCFNMYVKSFLAISWVIISYSLIVFAGLPVWGIIMASVSLSLALNALSFNVMHDAIHGAYSKHKIVNKLMGHWLDLIGGSSYLWHSKHNYYHHSYPNITGHDNDVEVGVFARFTPHQKKYFFHRFQHIYIWFLYGFLAIKWHLLDDFHVYFTGKLNGYDIKRPKGMDAVIFFGGKIFFFFMAFVVPSLYYPVPYVIGFYVLIAMIQGAIMSLVFQLAHCVEEAEFPMQDEEAGIMDRTWIVHQIYTTVDFARGNKLLTWYLGGLNYQVEHHLYPRICHINYREMSRIVEETCKEYGVPYSSHGGFLDGVRSHYNWLRELAHAP
- a CDS encoding ArsC/Spx/MgsR family protein — encoded protein: MSDEKLKIYIKPTCTTCRKALKILREEGAEFSAVNYFEEPLTRKELTGLIEKLGVPARELLRKNEKIYKELGLSKKELSEKEIIDLLVRYPDLLQRPIVRKGGRVILARPAEKIEKLI
- the thiL gene encoding thiamine-phosphate kinase, translated to MINELSALRLIEEQFQNASKCVEVGIGDDSAGVRIGAGKILLATTDCQVENVHFVKSLISPAMLARKSVAVSVSDIGAMGGVPKFILASLGFPKDENESLIDELISGFRSSEEEFGVRLIGGNLSSSEKLFLDVTALGEVDPDNLVRRSGASAGDSIYVSGTLGDSALGMKFLGNAKEVKEASYLIARHLSPEPRLALGKELAERGLATSMIDVSDGLLLDLERITVNQGLGAEVRLTDVPVSADYDEFVSRYSGDRYELALSGGEDYELLFTSPSENSEQIDKLSHSLDLSITEIGRVTSEDLVRVIDANGDEISLNRRGFVHSSN